A stretch of the Actinomyces qiguomingii genome encodes the following:
- a CDS encoding DUF4956 domain-containing protein, whose translation MSLSTLAYIAIDLVALVLLVGVLYTRRHSRKDLLAAYVGVNIGVLAVTLLLSTASVGAGLGLGLFGVLSIIRLRSTELSQHEVAYFFAALALGLLGGITAAPLPMTAVLMGLVVASLWIADHPAIMRRNRHQIIMVDRAITDEDTLIAHLEQLLDAQVRSVEVQRLDLVDDTTLVDVRFRLPKSGRSRVSGSAVGTAAGVGTAGVAPDVAAPAYSGVAPAATTPHPSPAGHGADAFTAAPANTADYAFPPAVQPTSR comes from the coding sequence ATGTCCCTCAGCACTCTTGCCTATATCGCCATCGACCTGGTAGCCCTGGTCCTGCTGGTCGGCGTCCTGTACACGCGACGGCATTCCCGCAAGGATCTGTTAGCCGCCTATGTGGGCGTCAACATCGGAGTCCTGGCGGTGACACTCCTGCTGTCGACGGCGTCGGTCGGGGCGGGCCTGGGGCTGGGTCTGTTCGGCGTGCTGTCAATCATCCGTCTGCGCTCCACCGAGCTATCCCAGCACGAGGTCGCCTACTTCTTCGCCGCCCTGGCCCTGGGACTGCTTGGAGGCATCACCGCGGCGCCGCTGCCGATGACGGCGGTGCTCATGGGGCTCGTCGTCGCCTCCCTGTGGATTGCCGACCATCCGGCAATCATGCGCCGCAACCGCCATCAGATCATCATGGTGGATCGGGCCATCACCGACGAGGACACCCTCATCGCCCACCTGGAGCAGCTGCTGGACGCGCAGGTGCGTTCCGTAGAGGTGCAGCGCCTGGACCTGGTGGACGACACCACACTCGTAGATGTGCGCTTCCGCCTGCCCAAATCGGGCCGTTCGCGAGTGTCCGGGAGTGCTGTCGGCACCGCCGCGGGCGTCGGCACCGCCGGCGTCGCCCCCGATGTTGCGGCACCCGCCTACTCCGGCGTCGCCCCCGCAGCGACAACGCCGCATCCCTCTCCTGCCGGGCACGGGGCCGATGCTTTCACGGCGGCCCCGGCCAACACCGCCGATTACGCCTTCCCGCCGGCCGTCCAGCCCACCAGCCGCTGA
- a CDS encoding polyphosphate polymerase domain-containing protein yields the protein MNQHLNTSHLPTISLEELNAAAGLLTRIDRKYLLPLASAQEVVDSLSGQARVLRIGEDRRFAYASTYFDTTGLDCYLLTARKRRRRFKVRTRSYLDSGICFLEVKTRGPRGATVKERIPYAPDNADRLTPDGRAFVADCLIRSGTCPTARAQEIAAALAPVLGTSYERSTMHLPHAQARMTVDTGLVWTALGPAAAASASADDLVIIETKNPATPSPADRLLWAGGHRPAKISKYATGMALLHPQLPANKWHRVLGHELASSRHDHNDAVAYAA from the coding sequence ATGAACCAGCACCTGAACACCTCTCATCTTCCGACCATCTCCCTGGAAGAACTGAACGCCGCAGCCGGTCTGCTCACACGCATCGACCGCAAGTATCTCCTCCCACTGGCCTCGGCCCAGGAGGTTGTCGACTCCCTGAGCGGACAAGCCCGCGTCCTGCGGATCGGCGAGGACCGGCGCTTCGCCTACGCCTCCACCTACTTCGACACCACCGGCTTGGACTGCTATCTGCTGACGGCCCGCAAGCGGCGGCGTCGGTTCAAGGTGCGCACCCGCTCCTACCTGGACTCCGGAATCTGCTTCCTGGAGGTTAAAACCCGCGGGCCGCGGGGCGCCACAGTCAAGGAGCGCATCCCGTACGCGCCCGACAACGCCGATCGCCTCACCCCGGACGGACGCGCCTTCGTGGCCGACTGCCTGATCCGTTCAGGGACCTGCCCAACGGCGCGCGCCCAGGAGATCGCCGCCGCACTGGCGCCGGTTCTGGGCACCTCCTACGAACGCAGCACCATGCATTTGCCCCATGCTCAGGCCCGGATGACGGTAGACACCGGCCTGGTATGGACGGCCCTGGGCCCTGCCGCCGCTGCGAGCGCCTCGGCCGACGACCTGGTGATCATTGAGACGAAGAACCCGGCCACGCCATCGCCCGCGGACCGACTGTTGTGGGCCGGCGGGCACCGCCCCGCAAAGATCTCCAAGTACGCCACCGGCATGGCGCTGCTGCACCCGCAACTGCCCGCCAACAAGTGGCACCGGGTGCTCGGCCACGAGCTGGCCTCCTCCCGCCACGACCATAACGACGCTGTGGCATACGCCGCCTGA
- a CDS encoding carbohydrate-binding domain-containing protein: MNNPFKHLPPAALRTDHRHRGMRRARRIGTGLLTPLAALVLAAGCSTGATGTATGTTGSSTGATGSSTGTTASGAAWTTITAQVATASTGASAAEILAANADTSAATAAVTADDDAGTYDAASATTIALSGDSASVAGDGAAGVSVDGGTVTISAAGTYVLSGELTDGEMIVNADDAQVRLVLDGASITNADGPAIDIQDAGSAVVVLAEGSENTLTDGQTYADTSADAPTAALFSSDTVVITGTGGLTVTGNHNDAISSKNGLVIQGAPTLTVNAVDDGMRGKDYLVISGGTITVTADGDGLKSTEDDDETMGFIALGAADITITSGDDGVSATTDVTVEGTTLTVTAGGGQANATPEADFGGAPGQQGGVAAGSGTDVAAEDTTDDEDESGVDEAAKPKGINAGVSYTQEEGTVTLDAADEGLQAAFINISGGALTITAGDDGINATNGDYVIEGYENVDSESDDGSVLTISGGQVQVSFAYSDGIDSNGSAYVTGGQVVVSGQAGSMDGAVDVNGESQLIGVTGSPSVSAGDTITVTGADGASWEMTSVFTSQYLTVLGLTEGEEYTVATTSGGSATGTAAALTTGMGGPGGGMGGRGGQPPSDGGVSGQGQGGQAPSGEADGGLGGDPGQAPADRTQSTES; the protein is encoded by the coding sequence ATGAACAATCCGTTCAAACATCTGCCTCCCGCCGCGCTCCGCACCGATCACCGCCACCGTGGCATGCGCCGCGCCCGCCGCATCGGCACCGGTCTTCTGACCCCGCTAGCCGCACTTGTGCTGGCCGCGGGGTGCTCCACCGGCGCGACCGGAACCGCCACTGGCACCACCGGATCCTCCACCGGCGCGACCGGATCGTCCACCGGCACCACCGCTTCCGGGGCGGCGTGGACCACCATCACCGCACAGGTGGCCACGGCCTCCACCGGAGCCAGCGCCGCCGAGATCCTGGCGGCCAACGCCGACACCTCCGCGGCCACCGCGGCCGTAACCGCCGACGATGACGCGGGCACCTACGACGCCGCCTCCGCCACCACGATCGCCCTGTCCGGCGACTCTGCAAGTGTCGCGGGCGACGGCGCGGCCGGGGTGAGCGTCGACGGCGGCACCGTCACCATCAGCGCCGCCGGCACCTATGTGCTGTCCGGCGAACTCACTGACGGCGAGATGATCGTGAACGCCGATGACGCCCAGGTGCGGCTGGTACTCGACGGTGCCTCCATCACCAATGCGGACGGGCCGGCGATCGACATCCAGGACGCCGGCAGCGCCGTCGTCGTGCTGGCCGAGGGGTCCGAGAACACGCTCACCGACGGGCAGACTTACGCCGACACCTCCGCGGACGCCCCCACGGCGGCCCTGTTCTCCTCCGACACCGTGGTGATCACCGGCACCGGAGGGCTGACCGTTACCGGCAACCACAACGACGCCATCTCCTCCAAGAACGGCCTGGTGATCCAGGGGGCGCCCACACTTACGGTGAACGCCGTCGACGACGGCATGCGCGGCAAGGACTACCTGGTCATCTCCGGCGGAACCATCACCGTCACGGCCGACGGGGACGGGCTGAAGTCCACCGAGGACGACGACGAGACCATGGGCTTCATCGCCCTGGGTGCGGCCGACATCACCATCACCTCCGGCGACGACGGCGTATCCGCCACCACCGACGTCACCGTGGAGGGCACCACGTTGACCGTGACCGCGGGCGGCGGGCAGGCCAATGCCACACCGGAGGCGGACTTCGGCGGGGCGCCCGGACAGCAGGGCGGGGTCGCGGCTGGCTCCGGCACCGACGTCGCCGCCGAGGACACCACAGACGATGAGGACGAGTCCGGCGTCGACGAGGCCGCCAAGCCCAAGGGCATCAACGCGGGCGTCAGCTACACGCAGGAGGAGGGCACCGTCACCCTGGACGCCGCCGACGAGGGGCTCCAGGCAGCCTTCATCAACATCTCCGGCGGCGCCCTGACCATCACCGCAGGCGACGACGGTATCAACGCCACCAACGGCGACTATGTGATCGAGGGCTATGAGAACGTCGACTCCGAGTCCGACGACGGCTCGGTGCTGACCATCTCCGGCGGCCAGGTGCAGGTGTCCTTCGCCTACTCCGACGGCATCGACTCCAACGGGTCGGCGTATGTGACCGGCGGGCAGGTGGTTGTCTCCGGCCAGGCGGGCTCCATGGACGGGGCGGTGGATGTCAATGGGGAGAGCCAACTGATTGGCGTGACCGGTTCCCCGAGCGTGAGTGCGGGTGACACCATCACCGTCACCGGCGCCGACGGCGCCTCCTGGGAGATGACCAGCGTGTTCACCTCCCAGTACCTGACCGTGCTGGGCCTGACCGAGGGCGAGGAGTACACGGTGGCCACCACCTCGGGCGGCTCGGCCACCGGCACCGCCGCGGCCCTGACCACCGGCATGGGCGGGCCCGGCGGTGGTATGGGCGGCCGCGGCGGTCAGCCGCCGTCCGACGGCGGTGTCAGCGGGCAGGGCCAGGGCGGTCAGGCGCCCTCTGGCGAGGCCGACGGCGGCTTGGGCGGCGATCCCGGCCAGGCTCCGGCAGACAGAACCCAGTCCACCGAGTCCTGA
- a CDS encoding alpha/beta hydrolase has protein sequence MTDFQFTPPRLVAPADFPASALTVPGMRTLSAVDVPRYGVVHLNVPYAEKSGRTLHLQIIMPPRRAAFPDTATDVYPTILYVQGSAFHTQRLGQELGNLAAFAARGYVIAIVEYRGSEVAPFPAQAKDAKTAVRWLRAHAAEYHVDVNRMAMWGDSSGGHTTLMTWATGTGGADDDPAFSDEPVTEALGLRAFVDYYGPTHIGRMNEYLSIQDHLEADSPEGWLIGRVRVDEHPELVAPTVIMDHVPHASRRTLPPLLVIHGDKDRIVNFSQSVWLVQDLQAKGQDVTFYRLDGADHGGAPFWQDGVLDVVDAFLKEHLT, from the coding sequence ATGACCGACTTCCAATTCACCCCGCCCCGGCTCGTCGCGCCCGCCGACTTCCCGGCCTCCGCGCTGACCGTCCCCGGCATGCGCACGCTCTCCGCGGTCGACGTTCCCCGCTACGGGGTGGTCCACTTGAACGTGCCCTACGCCGAGAAGTCCGGCCGCACGCTCCACCTGCAGATCATCATGCCGCCGCGTCGCGCCGCCTTCCCCGACACTGCAACCGACGTCTACCCCACCATCCTGTACGTGCAGGGCTCCGCCTTCCACACCCAGCGGCTCGGCCAGGAGCTGGGCAACCTCGCCGCCTTCGCCGCCCGCGGCTACGTGATCGCCATCGTCGAGTACCGGGGCAGCGAGGTCGCGCCCTTCCCGGCCCAGGCCAAGGACGCCAAGACGGCGGTGCGCTGGCTGCGTGCTCACGCCGCCGAGTACCACGTCGACGTCAATCGCATGGCCATGTGGGGCGACTCCTCCGGCGGTCACACCACCCTGATGACCTGGGCCACCGGCACGGGTGGCGCCGACGACGATCCTGCCTTCTCCGACGAGCCCGTCACCGAGGCACTGGGCCTGCGCGCCTTCGTCGACTACTACGGCCCCACACACATCGGCCGCATGAACGAATACCTGTCCATTCAGGACCATTTGGAGGCCGACTCCCCCGAGGGATGGCTCATTGGCCGGGTGCGCGTGGATGAGCACCCCGAGCTGGTGGCCCCCACCGTCATCATGGATCACGTCCCGCATGCCTCGCGGCGCACCCTGCCGCCGCTGCTGGTGATCCACGGCGACAAGGACCGCATCGTCAACTTCTCCCAGTCGGTCTGGCTGGTGCAGGACCTGCAGGCCAAGGGCCAGGACGTCACCTTCTACCGGCTGGACGGCGCCGACCATGGCGGCGCCCCCTTCTGGCAGGACGGCGTGCTCGACGTCGTCGACGCCTTCCTCAAGGAGCACCTGACCTGA
- a CDS encoding AAA family ATPase translates to MVSMEDVTAPLGGLSVEGYASIGGVDLELTSAVTVLIGANGAGKSNLVSALEVVARVWDNTFQDYLVRHGGLPALLHANAETSFNEAVFEIRGLPDAQNHSTGYRVCLRVDRNSEEQAALVTEDFLFHDRTKYPEPYNEHVSWRVARSRAASFLNAEDPENSKLQRFARYVAPLVSGCRVFHFDDVSPEAPPRSFSEVGDDIALRANAENIAAYLLRVRNDHPQHYQRIVATIRLAAPFFEDFVLQPNRNDQLRLRWRQQGLDRVFQPRSLSDGTLRFICLATLLLGPDLPATIVLDEPELGLHPAAIGLLAEMVHAAADDGHRILLATQSVPLLSQFSLEEVAVLNRVGGNTTISRPNPEELAGFLEDYSVGSLWEMNLLRGRPSPETLSGRQSNG, encoded by the coding sequence ATGGTCTCCATGGAAGACGTCACAGCACCGCTCGGTGGGCTGAGCGTGGAGGGCTACGCGTCGATCGGCGGAGTCGACCTGGAACTCACCAGCGCCGTCACCGTGCTCATCGGCGCCAACGGTGCAGGCAAGTCCAACCTCGTCAGCGCACTTGAGGTTGTCGCCCGTGTCTGGGACAACACCTTCCAGGACTACCTGGTGCGCCACGGCGGCCTGCCGGCACTACTGCACGCCAATGCGGAGACCTCGTTCAATGAAGCCGTCTTTGAAATTCGCGGTCTGCCCGATGCGCAGAACCACTCCACCGGCTACCGCGTGTGCCTGCGGGTAGACCGCAACAGCGAGGAGCAGGCCGCGCTCGTCACCGAGGACTTCCTGTTCCACGACCGCACCAAGTACCCGGAGCCCTACAACGAGCACGTCTCATGGCGGGTGGCACGCAGTCGGGCCGCCTCCTTCCTCAACGCCGAGGACCCGGAGAACAGCAAGCTGCAACGCTTCGCACGCTATGTGGCTCCATTGGTTTCCGGGTGCCGGGTCTTTCACTTCGACGACGTCTCCCCCGAGGCGCCGCCACGCTCCTTCTCCGAGGTTGGCGACGACATCGCCTTGCGCGCCAATGCCGAGAACATCGCCGCCTACCTGCTGCGCGTCCGGAACGACCACCCGCAGCACTATCAGCGAATCGTGGCAACCATACGTCTGGCGGCACCGTTCTTCGAGGACTTCGTGCTGCAACCGAACCGGAACGACCAGTTACGTCTGCGCTGGCGTCAACAGGGCCTCGACCGGGTGTTCCAGCCGCGTTCCCTGAGCGACGGGACGCTGCGTTTCATCTGTCTGGCGACTCTGCTGCTCGGTCCGGATCTGCCGGCGACGATCGTGCTCGATGAGCCGGAGCTGGGGCTGCACCCGGCGGCGATAGGCCTGCTCGCCGAGATGGTGCACGCCGCCGCCGACGACGGACACCGAATCCTGTTGGCGACGCAGTCGGTGCCGTTGCTGTCACAGTTCTCCCTGGAAGAAGTAGCCGTGCTGAACCGGGTGGGCGGCAACACCACCATCAGCCGTCCGAATCCCGAAGAACTCGCCGGCTTTCTTGAGGACTACTCGGTCGGCAGCCTGTGGGAGATGAACCTGTTGCGCGGACGCCCCTCACCTGAAACGCTCTCAGGGAGGCAGAGCAATGGGTAA
- a CDS encoding DUF4276 family protein, whose amino-acid sequence MGNHLIALVVEGQTEEAFVTTLLAPSALSKGVTLAPIIVETSSTGTGSHRGGGGWKGYHDLLDDLLRQPHWHRVGLMIDYYGYPVGAPGRDSGRPKADDRQQLTEALNSRYAGTASVNRFHPLIVKHEFESLVLAAIDAGAGDGIMPGRALRSLRAAIKRADTPEDVNDGASTSPSKRLKHAYPRYIKTVDGITLIQQVGLTAVLERCPVFSAWWQQLLA is encoded by the coding sequence ATGGGTAATCACCTGATAGCGCTTGTGGTGGAGGGGCAGACCGAAGAGGCCTTCGTCACCACACTGCTGGCGCCAAGTGCTCTCTCCAAAGGAGTGACCCTTGCCCCCATAATCGTGGAGACATCGTCCACAGGAACCGGGTCGCATAGGGGCGGCGGCGGTTGGAAGGGATATCACGACCTGCTTGATGATCTGCTGCGACAGCCCCATTGGCATCGTGTCGGCTTGATGATCGACTACTACGGGTACCCGGTCGGAGCCCCCGGACGGGACAGTGGCCGACCCAAGGCGGACGACCGCCAGCAACTCACCGAAGCACTCAATTCGCGCTATGCCGGTACCGCTTCGGTTAACCGTTTTCACCCGCTGATCGTCAAGCACGAGTTCGAGTCCCTGGTGCTTGCCGCGATCGATGCCGGTGCGGGCGATGGGATCATGCCCGGCCGGGCACTGCGCTCTCTCCGCGCTGCCATAAAGCGGGCGGACACTCCCGAGGACGTCAACGACGGCGCAAGCACAAGTCCATCCAAGCGCCTCAAACATGCCTACCCCCGCTACATCAAGACCGTGGACGGTATCACCCTGATCCAGCAGGTTGGTCTGACCGCCGTCCTTGAACGCTGCCCCGTTTTCTCCGCCTGGTGGCAACAGCTGCTCGCGTGA
- a CDS encoding alpha/beta fold hydrolase produces the protein MTTAEASAVAPLARHLAGPLDDDAAPVLVLSHGITDSAACWIEAIDRWTASGYRIVALDARGHGDSPRWDQPDLTNQTTAGQRLAADLVGVLEDLRAHGVRSEGPLRAPLAVVGHSMGGVTSLDVAAHRPDLVDAAVAEDPAFVTPIWRRLMAMNAVRQVRELQGIAADPQARFELEMRDNPTWSPRETRASVEAACGVDLGFIAQGCVSPPTPWQEVIDSLTVPTLIVTGTERVVLRGNNLTNITRRANPVITTTVIEGAPHCVRRTFPDRFHAITDPWLARHLEVGVQPASSQ, from the coding sequence ATGACCACCGCTGAGGCATCCGCCGTCGCTCCGCTCGCCCGCCACCTAGCCGGGCCGCTGGACGACGACGCCGCGCCGGTACTCGTCCTGTCCCACGGCATCACCGACTCGGCGGCGTGCTGGATCGAGGCGATCGACCGCTGGACGGCCTCTGGCTACCGAATCGTCGCCCTGGATGCCCGCGGACACGGCGACTCCCCGCGCTGGGATCAGCCGGACCTCACCAACCAGACGACGGCCGGCCAGCGCCTGGCCGCCGACCTGGTAGGCGTGCTTGAGGATCTGCGTGCGCATGGGGTGCGCTCCGAGGGACCGCTGCGTGCACCGCTCGCCGTCGTCGGGCACTCCATGGGCGGGGTGACCAGCCTGGATGTGGCCGCGCACCGACCCGACCTGGTGGACGCCGCCGTCGCCGAGGACCCCGCCTTCGTCACGCCGATCTGGCGGCGCCTGATGGCGATGAATGCGGTACGGCAGGTGCGGGAGTTGCAGGGGATCGCCGCCGACCCACAGGCGCGCTTCGAGCTGGAGATGCGTGACAATCCCACCTGGTCGCCCCGAGAGACTCGCGCCAGCGTCGAGGCGGCCTGCGGCGTCGACCTGGGGTTCATAGCGCAGGGCTGCGTCTCCCCGCCTACCCCCTGGCAGGAGGTCATCGACTCCCTGACGGTGCCGACGCTGATCGTCACCGGCACCGAACGCGTGGTGCTGCGCGGGAACAACCTCACCAACATCACCCGCCGCGCCAACCCGGTCATCACGACCACCGTAATCGAGGGTGCGCCCCACTGCGTGCGCCGCACCTTCCCCGACCGCTTCCACGCCATCACCGACCCCTGGCTCGCTCGACATCTCGAAGTCGGCGTGCAGCCTGCCTCCAGTCAGTGA
- a CDS encoding HipA domain-containing protein, whose protein sequence is MIAKEQGVSTHREIDLLERIGTDLPGAVEVVPDAVEDHDASFEGAELIPPPELKPAGGIRRASLAGMTLKYSMSMRGGRLVIPAHGEDGDWILKIPDPVYPGLASNEFAVMELAGQVGIEAPEVALWARDSIDDLGPGAWLSEETDAYAVRRFDRSPQGRIHIEDFAQVLNRYGAGEGKYRSSVETVAGLAYRGRDHSSLREMVRRTVFNLLVGNGDAHLKNWSLIYPDGRRARLSPAYDLVCTAAYPNHAELGLPFFGTTRLAEVTREHFVRLQAGLAVGDEDVLDVVDDTVDRFFSSRESIDAAPAPVREWISGHMEQTASRMRH, encoded by the coding sequence CTGATTGCTAAGGAGCAAGGTGTAAGCACGCACCGCGAGATAGATCTGCTCGAAAGGATCGGGACAGATCTACCTGGAGCGGTTGAAGTTGTGCCGGATGCCGTCGAGGATCATGACGCTTCTTTTGAGGGGGCAGAATTGATCCCGCCTCCGGAGTTAAAGCCGGCGGGTGGTATACGACGTGCTTCTTTGGCGGGTATGACCTTGAAATACTCCATGAGTATGAGGGGTGGACGCTTAGTTATTCCGGCTCACGGGGAGGATGGGGACTGGATTCTTAAGATCCCCGATCCAGTGTATCCTGGACTCGCCTCCAACGAATTCGCAGTCATGGAGCTGGCAGGGCAGGTTGGGATCGAGGCCCCGGAGGTCGCGCTGTGGGCTCGGGACAGCATTGACGATCTGGGGCCGGGCGCCTGGCTCTCGGAAGAAACCGACGCCTACGCTGTACGCCGCTTTGATCGGTCGCCGCAGGGCCGTATACATATCGAGGACTTCGCTCAGGTGCTCAACCGCTACGGCGCGGGCGAGGGGAAATACCGGTCCAGTGTGGAGACGGTTGCCGGTTTGGCCTACCGCGGGCGGGACCACTCCTCGCTGCGGGAGATGGTTCGGCGTACGGTGTTCAACCTGCTCGTCGGCAACGGGGACGCCCACCTGAAGAACTGGTCACTGATCTACCCCGACGGGCGGCGCGCGCGGCTTTCACCCGCCTATGACCTGGTGTGTACCGCCGCGTACCCGAACCATGCGGAGCTCGGCCTGCCCTTCTTCGGTACCACCAGGCTGGCTGAGGTCACCCGGGAGCATTTCGTGCGGCTCCAGGCCGGGCTCGCCGTCGGCGATGAGGACGTGCTCGACGTCGTCGATGACACGGTGGACCGTTTCTTCTCCAGCCGGGAGAGCATCGACGCCGCGCCTGCGCCGGTGCGTGAGTGGATTTCCGGCCACATGGAGCAGACGGCGAGCCGCATGCGTCACTGA
- a CDS encoding DUF262 domain-containing protein — protein sequence MESTQALSSSEAYTIAELRALVKSGGLRVPQFQRSFRWDGKDVLSLFDSIMRGFPFGSLLLWQREAEAEDLLIGALHVEAPARSDALWVVDGQQRVTSLVNAIDPEGAQDPRFALGYSLRQKAVVGGRSLDEPLVIPLPDLFDFSRALAWLADNPDAADQATHVQEMAGRLNRVTVPATVMKQADEQTLREVFDRINSRGKRLNAAEIFNAIHGGPEAGNTTSGIAADVDAQTRFGILDDKVVVQAILVRRHTDITRDVHGEFSESRRRVSDFPVESEAEAYRATERALVQAARFLQERCGIPHLVLLPFRFQLLVLTRFFALFPEPADRNLELLSRWLWRTSAGADTLGISGSQTDLRDMAARVKLGQESTSVQRLLEAADLSGSPQPPDLRVFRATRADSKMILAALWNLHPVDVRTNEPLTIEVLAEQLEGEATPRAVVADLVPPSDLKDQDPVVASKLISVLDRRELLTALDKQLDLGSLLLDETMLERLQANEFSDFLRLRAEALQRYLTEFLTARTAWGQEDTPPLSDYVFDEEV from the coding sequence ATGGAGAGTACCCAGGCACTGTCGAGTAGCGAGGCCTACACAATCGCCGAGCTACGCGCTCTCGTGAAGTCGGGAGGACTGCGCGTGCCTCAGTTCCAGCGGTCCTTCCGATGGGACGGGAAGGACGTGCTCAGCCTCTTCGATTCGATCATGCGTGGGTTCCCCTTTGGCAGCCTGCTGCTGTGGCAGCGTGAGGCCGAGGCGGAGGATCTGCTTATCGGTGCGCTTCATGTTGAAGCCCCGGCGCGGTCGGATGCGCTGTGGGTTGTCGACGGCCAGCAGCGCGTCACCAGCCTGGTCAACGCGATCGATCCCGAAGGCGCGCAGGATCCGCGCTTCGCACTGGGATACTCGCTGCGGCAGAAGGCCGTGGTGGGCGGCCGCTCGCTCGATGAGCCGCTGGTGATCCCATTGCCAGATCTGTTCGACTTCTCCCGGGCCCTCGCCTGGCTCGCGGACAACCCGGACGCCGCCGATCAAGCAACGCACGTTCAGGAAATGGCGGGCAGGCTTAACCGCGTGACTGTGCCGGCCACGGTCATGAAGCAGGCAGACGAGCAGACGCTCCGTGAGGTGTTCGACCGGATCAATTCTCGCGGTAAGCGCCTGAACGCGGCGGAGATCTTCAACGCCATCCACGGCGGGCCCGAGGCGGGAAACACCACCTCCGGCATCGCCGCCGACGTTGATGCGCAGACCCGCTTCGGCATACTGGATGACAAGGTCGTGGTCCAGGCGATCCTGGTGCGGCGGCACACGGATATCACTAGGGACGTGCACGGAGAGTTCTCCGAAAGTCGTCGTCGCGTGAGCGACTTCCCCGTGGAGAGCGAGGCGGAGGCCTACCGGGCCACGGAGCGCGCGCTCGTGCAGGCGGCGCGTTTCTTGCAGGAGCGCTGCGGGATTCCGCACCTGGTGTTGCTGCCCTTCCGCTTCCAACTGCTGGTTCTCACCCGGTTCTTCGCCCTCTTCCCCGAGCCGGCCGACCGCAACCTGGAACTGCTATCCCGTTGGCTGTGGCGCACGAGCGCGGGAGCCGATACGCTGGGTATCAGTGGCTCACAGACGGACCTGCGCGACATGGCGGCGCGGGTGAAACTGGGCCAAGAATCCACCTCCGTGCAGCGGCTCCTTGAGGCAGCCGATCTCAGTGGGAGCCCGCAGCCGCCGGACCTGAGGGTCTTTCGTGCGACTCGCGCGGACTCCAAGATGATTCTCGCGGCATTGTGGAACCTTCACCCAGTGGATGTGCGCACCAATGAACCACTCACCATCGAAGTCTTGGCTGAGCAGCTGGAGGGGGAGGCGACGCCGCGCGCCGTAGTAGCCGACCTCGTGCCCCCATCGGATCTCAAGGACCAGGATCCGGTGGTGGCGTCGAAGCTCATCTCCGTGCTGGATCGGCGCGAGTTGCTGACGGCCCTAGATAAACAACTTGACCTGGGGTCCCTGCTGCTGGATGAGACCATGCTGGAGCGGCTGCAGGCCAATGAGTTCAGCGACTTCCTGCGACTGCGCGCCGAGGCGTTGCAAAGGTATCTGACCGAGTTTCTGACGGCGCGCACCGCCTGGGGACAGGAGGACACGCCTCCGCTATCAGACTACGTGTTTGACGAGGAGGTCTAG
- a CDS encoding type II toxin-antitoxin system prevent-host-death family antitoxin encodes MTATTMSSREFNQNVSAAKRASRQGPVLITDRGVPAHVLLSIGEYRRLTSENKGVLEALFMSGLSEIELDIEPASDLPRAAALD; translated from the coding sequence ATGACAGCCACCACCATGTCAAGCCGGGAGTTCAATCAAAACGTCTCCGCGGCCAAGCGGGCTTCACGCCAGGGCCCGGTCCTCATCACCGACCGCGGCGTCCCCGCGCATGTCTTGCTATCCATTGGGGAGTATCGGCGCCTAACCTCAGAGAACAAAGGAGTCTTGGAGGCACTCTTCATGTCGGGACTGTCCGAGATCGAGTTGGACATCGAGCCCGCCAGCGACCTCCCGCGGGCCGCGGCGCTGGACTGA